In Aptenodytes patagonicus chromosome 22, bAptPat1.pri.cur, whole genome shotgun sequence, one DNA window encodes the following:
- the C22H1orf74 gene encoding UPF0739 protein C1orf74 homolog, giving the protein MGPAAGAEGPAGSALSAPRLVAAAREELGAGRRWRLPAARALQLAGEVLAVAAGLKPALLYDCGAAGPAELRRYLARLREAGLAPRRLHLLGAEGSALLLHPGLARRRLAAVLRARPAPFMDVSAGRQCPALCGPAEAESIRGHLATLLAHLGAAEAAATSPVSSSEVVPAGWNLCTIVGVLLGYPAVYTFSVEEGAENCLALTPLRVFTVQASCPRIRDGLRVQIYSFSIPESLCAELKEVLDAWCDELKEAFSVQNDFVDLRILSEVVSLPAVAL; this is encoded by the coding sequence ATGGGCCCGGCGGCCGGGGCGGAGggcccggcgggcagcgcccTGTCGGCGCCGCGGCtggtggcggcggcgcgggaggagctgggggccgggcggcggTGGCGGTTGCCGGCGGCCCGTGCCCTGCAGCTAGCCGGGGAGGTGctggcggtggcggcggggctgAAGCCGGCCCTGCTGTACGACTGCGGCGCGGCGGGCCCCGCCGAGCTGCGGCGGTACCTGGCCCGGCTGAGGGAGGCCGGGCTGGCCCCGCGCCGCCTCCACTTGCTGGGCGCGGAGGGCTCGGCCCTGCTGCTGCACCCGGGGCTCGCCCGGCGGAGGCTGGCGGCCGtgctgcgcgcccgccccgcgcccttCATGGATGTCTCGGCGGGGCGGCAGTGCCCGGCTCTCTGCGGGCCAGCGGAGGCCGAGTCCATCAGGGGCCACCTCGCCACCCTCCTTGCCCACCTAGGGGCCGCCGAGGCCGCCGCCACCAGCCCCGTGTCCTCCAGCGAGGTTGTCCCCGCGGGCTGGAACCTTTGCACCATCGTCGGGGTGTTGCTGGGCTACCCGGCGGTGTACACCTTCTCCGTGGAGGAGGGCGCTGAGAACTGCCTGGCGCTGACACCGCTGAGGGTGTTCACAGTCCAGGCCTCCTGCCCCAGGATAAGGGACGGTCTCAGGGTCCAGATCTACTCCTTCAGCATCCCGGAGAGCCTCTGCGCGGAGCTGAAGGAGGTGCTGGACGCCTGGTGCGATGAGCTGAAGGAGGCCTTCAGTGTGCAGAATGACTTTGTAGATCTCCGCATTTTGAGCGAGGTGGTGTCTCTTCCAGCGGTTGCCTTGTAA